The Nitriliruptor alkaliphilus DSM 45188 genome includes a region encoding these proteins:
- a CDS encoding sugar phosphate isomerase/epimerase family protein: MTVVDVPSGRPAEHATPRAGDPRLGRLSLNQKTTDRWTVREAVDGCVRAGLPAIGLWREAVARTGLDASARMVADAGLRVSSLCRGGFLTAPAGAERTAALDDNRRAIDEAATLGAPCLVLVVGGLPDGSRDLIGARNRVAEAIAELAPYAGERGVQLALEPLHPMYAADRAVLSTLAQALDLAEDHPPEQVGVVIDTFHLWWDPEIWTQIARAAGRISSYQVCDWITPLPADDVLLARGMMGDGHIDFRSFWRAVHDAGYTGDIEVEIFNAEVWAADPDDVVATVARRYVSHVLPDAPS; this comes from the coding sequence GTGACTGTCGTGGACGTGCCCTCCGGGCGGCCTGCGGAGCACGCGACGCCGCGGGCCGGTGATCCACGCCTCGGTCGTCTGAGCCTGAACCAGAAGACCACCGACCGCTGGACCGTGCGTGAGGCGGTGGACGGTTGCGTACGTGCGGGTCTGCCCGCCATCGGCCTGTGGCGCGAGGCCGTCGCCCGAACAGGTCTGGACGCATCGGCACGCATGGTCGCCGACGCCGGGCTGCGTGTGTCGTCGCTCTGCCGCGGCGGCTTCCTGACCGCACCCGCCGGCGCGGAACGAACCGCCGCGCTCGACGACAACCGCCGGGCGATCGATGAGGCCGCCACGTTGGGTGCCCCGTGCCTGGTCCTGGTCGTCGGGGGGTTGCCCGACGGCTCACGCGACCTCATCGGCGCCAGGAACCGTGTCGCGGAGGCCATCGCCGAGCTGGCCCCCTACGCGGGGGAACGTGGTGTTCAGCTGGCGCTCGAGCCGCTCCATCCGATGTACGCCGCGGACCGAGCCGTGCTGTCCACCCTCGCGCAGGCGCTCGACCTCGCCGAGGACCACCCACCCGAGCAGGTCGGGGTCGTCATCGACACCTTCCACCTGTGGTGGGACCCGGAGATCTGGACCCAGATCGCGCGGGCGGCGGGTCGCATCAGCAGCTACCAGGTGTGCGACTGGATCACGCCGCTGCCAGCCGACGACGTCCTCCTCGCCCGCGGCATGATGGGTGACGGGCACATCGACTTCCGATCGTTCTGGCGGGCCGTGCACGACGCGGGCTACACCGGTGACATCGAGGTCGAGATCTTCAACGCCGAGGTGTGGGCAGCCGACCCGGACGACGTGGTCGCGACGGTCGCCCGTCGCTACGTC